A stretch of Heptranchias perlo isolate sHepPer1 chromosome 1, sHepPer1.hap1, whole genome shotgun sequence DNA encodes these proteins:
- the si:dkey-219e21.4 gene encoding nuclear factor 7, brain yields MAENAELFSSNPAQQQHAICSKVTAELDADTRATKVQKERSGPPVHSQLLSHQDSSDKKLNKSTSSAISWNVAERSTEQLLPQVTPKQSLQDLCTKRDKIEAHLQSLKNRDTVLTSSAEHLIERISNQYETIRKILNSDEKATLELIEVDKRVALGKLQKIIKEWTNNLDQINKSIKATQKVIDQEESKVQSSQAQAQDIKLTEYCYSKKTENEIQSIKMDEARFQKLSKLIRNISTNLYSQLQRKTFLLEYSPVILDRASAHKNVLVSKDQTSISVASEALSTPESPLRFDKIYSILAAKGLMRGKHYWEVDVKPAVQWCVGIAYGSIERKGKHKSTKLGRNRQSWCIELKTSQLLAWHNDRNINCSMKPSKLEKVGVYIDYEKGLAAFYDADSMKLIQEFSSITSSLFDRMHHHFTEPIYPAFRLFPLAAASIHSDKLEICKLDI; encoded by the exons ATGGCAGAAAACGCAGAGCTCTTTTCTTCTAATCCTGCACAACAGCAACATGCTATCTGTTCAAAAGTTACTGCGGAACTGGATGCTGACACACGTGCAACCAAGGTGCAAAAGGAAAGGAGTGGGCCTCCAGTCCATTCGCAACTACTGAGCCACCAAGACTCGAGTGACAAAAAACTGAACAAATCCACAAGCTCAGCAATATCCTGGAATGTAGCAGAAAGGAGCACAGAGCAGCTATTACCACAG GTGACTCCAAAGCAGTCCCTTCAAGATCTCTGTACTAAAAGAGATAAAATAGAAGCACACCTCCAGTCCCTGAAGAACAGGGACACTGTTCTTACA AGCTCAGCAGAACACCTCATAGAACGGATTTCCAACCAATATGAAACAATAAGAAAAATCCTGAACAGTGATGAAAAAGCCACCCTGGAACTCATTGAAGTTGACAAGAGGGTTGCTTTGGGAAAACTCCAAAAGATCATCAAGGAATGGACCAACAACTTAGATCAAATAAATAAATCCATCAAAGCAACACAAAAAGTCATTGACCAAGAAGAAAGCAAAGTGCAGTCAAGTCAAGCTCAAGCTCAA GATATCAAACTTACTGAATACTG TTATTCAAAGAAAACTGAGAATGAAATACAGTCCATTAAAATGGATGAAGCCAGATTTCAGAAATTATCGAAGCTCATACGGAACATTTCAACCAATCTATATTCACAATTGCAAAGGAAGACATTCTTATTAG AATATTCACCAGTTATCCTCGACAGGGCATCAGCACATAAAAATGTGCTGGTTTCAAAGGATCAAACTAGCATATCCGTAGCTAGTGAGGCATTGAGTACTCCCGAGAGCCCTTTGCGATTTGACAAGATCTACAGCATCTTAGCTGCCAAAGGTCTGATGAGAGGAAAGCATTACTGGGAGGTGGATGTCAAGCCTGCCGTACAATGGTGCGTTGGAATTGCGTACGGATCCATAGAGCGGAAAGGAAAGCACAAatccacaaaacttggaagaaacAGACAGTCCTGGTGTATTGAACTCAAGACTAGCCAGCTTTTAGCTTGGCATAATGATAGAAATATCAACTGCAGCATGAAACCCTCAAAGTTGGAAAAAGTAGGGGTATACATCGACTACGAGAAAGGACTCGCTGCATTTTACGATGCTGATAGCATGAAGTTGATACAAGAATTCTCCAGTATCACATCAAGTCTTTTCGACAGAATGCACCATCATTTCACTGAGCCAATCTATCCTGCTTTTCGCCTCTTTCCATTAGCTGCTGCTTCTATCCACTCTGATAAATTGGAGATATGCAAACTAGATATTTAG